Proteins co-encoded in one Theileria equi strain WA chromosome 3, complete sequence genomic window:
- a CDS encoding hypothetical protein (encoded by transcript BEWA_008460A), with the protein MSDSRTPLSFRSMESTNSPIYSMRTNYSAGEISLLEGDSLVVPFKPKLLVANGLKSELFKPLMTALFKGNKLKKETILNTDLESLCIAILETARMEESPFRMVGYHIKGLCIILSHKLKFLSQDLTAYMKRISTMDKIKQPEKRTKYYESDDECVVVRKRKRKLKEKEQIPRLEDKYDEEVDIPIERIEMLQMMNLGIGMGIGTELAFYDAQEHTNMDRVQTELSPLVLEYFKEFSSITSMEDLYNSEFAVNEKSKNWLDFDDLRMLTSPFKLNAYSYTPTPVSTIVASSVERSEKSYELDWSIYNDPLNYANRSDSISYARTIDTWSEPTTLALPAAPSRMSIGDLTMIKSDHKYDRSVQMKKSIRKKGVRKMKFFALEPPKNNSSGITKDSPRRNTTMLEKGEIILREPAWKDTILRDVSQKGTTLKETINQAVESLYSKYIGGTEKGVAKEKSDIEKIVRRINQAEKRVEPQRTVQPMKNTTYMDNLSKSEEIGTVQVLDAYREHFRETQSDVVNFGSITRGYNKRTASLVFFRTLILANSSFVNLEQMGDIKIAPGVSCIFRLLVCELYEWPMVLVTMVTQGGILVMNGYKRWVLSNWINELNM; encoded by the exons ATGTCGGATTCGAGGACCCCCTTGAGCTTCAGAAGCATGGAATCTACAAACTCGCCGATCTACTCCATGCGTACAAACTACTCCGCAGGCGAAATATCATTATTGGAGGGGGATTCTCTTGTTGTACCCTTTAAGCCTAAGCTTTTAGTGGCAAATGGTCTAAAGAGTGAGCTCTTTAAGCCGCTTATGACGGCTTTGTTTAAGGGGAATAAACTAAAAAAAGA GACCATATTAAACACTGACTTGGAGAGTCTATGTATTGCAATTTTGGAGACTgcaagaatggaggagTCTCCATTTCGTATGGTTGGTTACCATATAAAGGGTCTTTGTATAATATTATCGCATAAATTAAAGTTTTTGTCTCAAGATCTGACAGCATATATGAAACGAATTTCAACAATGGACAAGATAAAGCAACCAGAAAAGAGAACAAAATACTATGAATCAGACGATGAGTGTGTAGTTGtaagaaaaagaaagagaaagttaaaggaaaaggaacaGATTCCTAGGCTAGAGGATAAGTATGATGAAGAAGTGGACATTCCAATTGAACGTATAGAAATGCTtcaaatgatgaatttgGGTATAGGAATGGGAATTGGTACAGAACTTGCCTTTTATGACGCGCAAGAACATACGAATATGGACAGAGTACAGACTGAGTTATCACCTCTTGTTTTAGaatatttcaaagaatttagCTCAATCACCAGTATGGAAGACTTGTATAATTCCGAATTTGCAGTGAACGAAAAGAGCAAAAACTGGTTggattttgatgatttaCGCATGTTAACATCACCATTTAAGCTTAATGCATATTCTTATACTCCAACTCCTGTTTCTACAATCGTAGCAAGCAGTGTGGAACGTTCGGAAAAAAGTTATGAGCTAGACTGGAGTATTTATAACGATCCATTGAATTATGCAAATAGAAGTGATTCAATCAGTTACGCAAGAACTATTGATACGTGGAGTGAACCTACAACACTTGCCCTTCCTGCTGCTCCGTCTAGGATGTCTATAGGTGATTTAACAATGATAAAGAGCGACCACAAATATGATAGGAGTGTGCAAATGAAAAAATCTATACGAAAAAAAGGTGTACGCAAAATGAAATTTTTTGCGCTTGAGCCTCCAAAGAACAACTCTTCAGGGATTACAAAGGACTCGCCTAGACGAAACACTACCATGCTAGAAAAAGGGGAAATCATCCTGAGAGAACCCGCTTGGAAGGATACAATTTTGAGAGATGTCTCTCAAAAAGGAACGACATTGAAGGAAACAATAAATCAGGCTGTGGAAAGCTTATACTCTAAATATATTGGTGGTACAGAAAAGGGTGTAGCGAAGGAAAAAAGtgatattgaaaaaataGTTAGACGCATAAATCAAGCAGAAAAAAGGGTAGAACCACAAAGAACAGTTCAACCCATGAAGAATACAACTTACATGGATAATCTATCTAAAAGTGAAGAAATTGGAACTGTTCAAGTATTGGATGCTTACCGAGAACACTTTAGAGAAACCCAATCTGATGTCGTTAATTTTGGTAGTATTACAAGGGGGTATAACAAGAGAACTGCTTCTCTAGTTTTCTTTCGGACATTGATACTTGCAAATTCAagttttgtaaatttggaaCAAATGGGAGATATCAAGATCGCTCCAGGGGTAAGTTGTATATTTAGGCTATTGGTATGTGAGCTCTATGAGTGGCCCATGGTACTAGTTACAATGGTGACTCAAGGGGGAATTTTAGTCATGAATGGGTATAAAAGGTGGGTATTGAGTAACTGGATAAATGAGTTAAATATGTAA